In Bacteroidota bacterium, the DNA window GCATCTTAGCTGTAATATGCTGACTCCTGAACAAGCACATTTAACATCAGGAAAACTAAAAAGAAGATGGAAAAACTATTATAAAAAATCAGTAACTTTAAATGTTTAATCTGTAAACTTTTTTTAGGACGACACACCCCTGAAACCCACCGGATCAGCAATTTAAACCCTGCGAGGGCTTAAAGCCCTCGCAGGGTTTATTGGTCAAATTTAATGAATTAACCTACTTAAGCTTTTCCAGTATAAATTCAATAGCTTTATCCAATTGAGGATCCTGTCCGTTGATGCGGTCCTTAAACGTATTTTTAATATAAATATCAGGTTTAACACCCGTCATTTCCAGATCATCTCCGTTCAGGTCGAAACAACCCCAGGTAGGCATCCGGGTTGATGATCCATCTACCATTCCCCATGAAGAAGTAAAAACTATCCAGCGATAGGTTTCGGTTCCGATAATGGTTCCAAGTTTCAAATTCCTGAAACCTGCTGCTGTCATCTCGGCGTCGCTTAAACTATGCTCGTTGATCAGCAGTACAATTGGTTTGCCTGAAGGCGCAAAATTTGGTTGCGTTGATATTTTCCCACTCCTTTGTTTCCATAGCAAATAGGGTTTTTGAGATAAAAACTGCAATACGTCGTCGTGTATATTCCCTCCACGATTATAACGAAGGTCCAAAATAAGCGCATCGCGATGTATCGCTTCAGTTGTCATATCAATCATAAAATCAGCCAGGCTTCCATCACCCATATCTTTCATAAAGGCATAAGCCACTTTACTATTTGTTTTATCATCTACCCGTTTTTGATTGTTGGCGATCCATTCATCATATAATAATGTATTCATTTGGCGCGAACTGACCGGATGCACGTTTACATTAAACTGTTTACTAGCTCTTATAAATGTAAGGGTCAATTCATCGGGTAAATTTGCAAATGAAAAATAAGTTTGCCTGTTTTTAGTGGCATCAACTACTTGACCATTTACTTTAACGAGCTTGTCGCCGGCCATTACCTTTGCCTCAAATAAGTCAAGCGGCGAATTATCAACGATTCTTGATACGGTATAAGGATTATTGGCATCGAAAACAATTCCGGTTTCAGCTGTTGCTACTTTATAGAAGGTAGTTTCTTCGTCTCCTCTCGAATTAAAACCAAGATGTGAGCCGTTTAATTCGCCCAGCATATCGTTCAACAAGGTTCTTAAATTATCCCGGTTTTTGATATATGGAAAGAATTTTTCATTCTTTTTAAGTACTTCTTTCCAATCAGCACCATGAAAGTTTCCATCATAGTAATTTTCGTCGAGTGCAGCCCAGTTTTCATAATACATTTGAACAAATTCTTCGTTCAGCATTTTGCTAAACTGATAACTCACGTCAATTTTTGCTGTTTTATTCTGTGATAAATTTAATTCATGAATGGTCCCGGAAATCAGTGCATAAATCTTATCCTTTGATTCAACAATATCACCAATTCTTCCATCCACAATTTTTTCTGTCTTTGGTCGGTCAAACGGATCCAGTTCCATTTTCCAAAGACCACTTACACCTTTATCATGATTGGATTGGAATAATACGATGGTTTGTCCTTTTACATCAATCACATAGGGTGCATACTGTTGTCCGCCCCTTACTGTTAAAGGCTCCCATCGTTTTTCGAGGTTCTTCAAATCAATGATAATTTCAGGTTTTGAAGAATCTTTCTTTTGCTCTTTTGCAAACAGGGCATCGTACTCATCCAGTTTGAATTCTTTTTCAAATCGGTATAGCGGAAGGCGGAAAAGCGAATTATTTTCGGTTCCTCTGGGAAAACTTGCTTTAAATCTATCGGCCGAAAAATAGAGGTATTTCCCGTCGGGCGACCAAGAAGGGTCATCTTCGGCAACCCCATTATTGGTGAGGTTTATACTCTTTTTTGTTTTCAGGTTGTAAACAAAAATATCGCGTTCAAAATTACGATATGCCGTATAGCTCAAATATTCATCATTAGGCGAAAATTTTGGGCCTTCACCTCTGAACCAGAATTCATCATCGATTAAATTGCTGATTTTTAGGGTAGTCAAATCAATCATTTTGATCTGTTTCGAACCACTGATATAAACAGCTTGCGTTTTATCATGATTTAATTCAATTTCCCTGCAAGTTGCCTCCTCATTGCTCAGCATTTTCTCTTCACCCTCAATGGCGGCATTAATGGTGAATAAATTTGCCCAGCCTTTACTGGTCCGGGTATAGATCAATGATTTATTATCTTTCATCCATTTTACTTCACGAACCCGCTCGGTTGCATTGGTTTTCATTTCTTTCACAAATTTCCCTTTAATGTCAGAAACAAATAATCGACCACGAGAGATAAAAGCAATTTTTTTATTGTCGGAAGAAATATCAAAAAAATCAATTTTGTCTTTGACCTCATAATTTTTAACCGTGTTTAAAATATCGGCTTCAAATAACTGAATTTCGGGTTTTGTGGTCTTATTGTTTTTAACATCATAAACGAAAAGTTGATAGTCTTTACAGAACACCACCTTTTCGCCGTTGGCACTTACCTGTGGTCGATCGATTGCAGATTTAAAACCGGTCAATGGTTTTTTAACCCCATCGGCAAAGGTATACAGGTTGTATTCTTTATTGAATTCATCCGAAACAAAATAGACTTTTCCAAATCGATCAACGGTAGGCCAAAGATCTTTTCCTTCATAATTTGTCAGCATTTTGAACTCATCCTTTTTAGGATCATAATATTTGATATCAGGATTATGATCGCCAACATATCTTTTTCGTTGAGGAAACATGAAACTCTCCCACGATTCGGTAAAATAATATCCATCCGATACCGGATCTTTCACCAAATGATGCGGCATATTAAAATAATGATCACCAAATAATCGTTGTGGGGTTCCTCCATCAATATTTACCTGAAATGAAGTAAAAGTATTGTAACGGGTTGAAGTAAAATAAACTGATTTAGAATCCCACGCCCAACTCTCAATAAAATCATTTCCATCATGAACTGTGAGTTGTTTGATGGCACCACCTTCCAAAGGCATTAAATAAACATCTGCATTTCCATTTTGCGTTGAGGAAAAAGCAAGCCATTTTCCATCAGGTGAAAATCGAGGATTTGACTCAATACCTTCCAATGCGGTTAAGCGAGAAGCTGATCCACCCGATACATTTACTTTCCATAAATCATTTTCATAAACAAAAATGATCGTGCTGGCATCCGGCGACAAAGTCGGCTCGGAAATAAAAAATGGTCCTTCATTCTCTGCTAATGAGCTTCCGCAGATCATTATAAATAAACTCAGTAAAAACAATATCTTTCTCATTTTATAAAATTTAATTTGTAAACGTTTTTTGGATTTATTTTAATTATTACCCCCGAAATTATTCAATTAACTTTCGGATTTAAGAAGCATAAATTTACAAAAAGAACCGAAATCAACTGTCTGAAGTTAATAAAATTGATAAAACACGAAAAAATTATGATAAACACGAACTATTATCCTATTTAAAAAATAATCACGGTTATGAAACCCCAAAGTTCCGAGAATTCGGGAGAAACTAATTCCGCAGCAGAGCTGCAGGGTTCGTCTTGCAAATTTCAGCCTGCCTGCTGCAGTCAGGTTCGCTTACTCCTGAAATTTGAGTCTCACGAATAAAAACTGTACCTTTACTTCGGTTGCAGAAGCTAAGAAACTTAAATAAGTAAAAACCATAAATCACCAAATTAAAAAAAGATGAAAAGCATTAAAGGAACTAAAACCGAACAAAACCTGTTGAAAGCATTTGCAGGCGAATCACAAGCACGGATGAGGTATGATTATTTTGCTAAACAAGCCAGAAAAGAAGGACTGGAGCAAATTGCCTCTTTATTTGAGGAAACCTCATTCAATGAAAAAGCCCATGCCAAGAGATTTTTCAGATTTTTAGAAGGTGGTATGGTGGAAATTACCGCTTCTTATCCGGCCGGAATTATCGGTAGCACTTTGGAAAATTTAAAGGCATCCGCTGATGGCGAAAATGAAGAATGGACCGAACTTTATCCCGAATTTGCAAAAATTGCAGAAGAAGAAGGATTTAAAGAAGTTGCAACCGCTTTTAAAATGATTGCCAAGGTTGAGAAAGCACATGAAGAAAGATACCGAAAACTATATAAAAATCTGGAAGAAGGCCGTGTTTTTGAACGGGAAGATGTTTATGTATGGAAATGCAGGGTTTGCGGTTATTTGCATGAAGGTAAAAAAGCATTGAAAAATTGTCCGGCATGCTTGCACCCGCAATCGTATTTTGAATTACAGGAAACAAATTATTAGTAGACTTAAGATATCAGATTTTTGACTGTCGATTGTTTATTTTCGATTTATTTTTAAATAAAGATGGTTTCTTAGCGACAATTAACCTTTTTATTTGTTGTACTTGGGTTTTGTAGTGTTTGCAGGTAATCAGTCGTTCTAATCCGGCTTGGATGTTTTTAAGGTTACTTTT includes these proteins:
- a CDS encoding rubrerythrin family protein; the encoded protein is MKSIKGTKTEQNLLKAFAGESQARMRYDYFAKQARKEGLEQIASLFEETSFNEKAHAKRFFRFLEGGMVEITASYPAGIIGSTLENLKASADGENEEWTELYPEFAKIAEEEGFKEVATAFKMIAKVEKAHEERYRKLYKNLEEGRVFEREDVYVWKCRVCGYLHEGKKALKNCPACLHPQSYFELQETNY
- a CDS encoding peptidase S41 — its product is MRKILFLLSLFIMICGSSLAENEGPFFISEPTLSPDASTIIFVYENDLWKVNVSGGSASRLTALEGIESNPRFSPDGKWLAFSSTQNGNADVYLMPLEGGAIKQLTVHDGNDFIESWAWDSKSVYFTSTRYNTFTSFQVNIDGGTPQRLFGDHYFNMPHHLVKDPVSDGYYFTESWESFMFPQRKRYVGDHNPDIKYYDPKKDEFKMLTNYEGKDLWPTVDRFGKVYFVSDEFNKEYNLYTFADGVKKPLTGFKSAIDRPQVSANGEKVVFCKDYQLFVYDVKNNKTTKPEIQLFEADILNTVKNYEVKDKIDFFDISSDNKKIAFISRGRLFVSDIKGKFVKEMKTNATERVREVKWMKDNKSLIYTRTSKGWANLFTINAAIEGEEKMLSNEEATCREIELNHDKTQAVYISGSKQIKMIDLTTLKISNLIDDEFWFRGEGPKFSPNDEYLSYTAYRNFERDIFVYNLKTKKSINLTNNGVAEDDPSWSPDGKYLYFSADRFKASFPRGTENNSLFRLPLYRFEKEFKLDEYDALFAKEQKKDSSKPEIIIDLKNLEKRWEPLTVRGGQQYAPYVIDVKGQTIVLFQSNHDKGVSGLWKMELDPFDRPKTEKIVDGRIGDIVESKDKIYALISGTIHELNLSQNKTAKIDVSYQFSKMLNEEFVQMYYENWAALDENYYDGNFHGADWKEVLKKNEKFFPYIKNRDNLRTLLNDMLGELNGSHLGFNSRGDEETTFYKVATAETGIVFDANNPYTVSRIVDNSPLDLFEAKVMAGDKLVKVNGQVVDATKNRQTYFSFANLPDELTLTFIRASKQFNVNVHPVSSRQMNTLLYDEWIANNQKRVDDKTNSKVAYAFMKDMGDGSLADFMIDMTTEAIHRDALILDLRYNRGGNIHDDVLQFLSQKPYLLWKQRSGKISTQPNFAPSGKPIVLLINEHSLSDAEMTAAGFRNLKLGTIIGTETYRWIVFTSSWGMVDGSSTRMPTWGCFDLNGDDLEMTGVKPDIYIKNTFKDRINGQDPQLDKAIEFILEKLK